The following coding sequences lie in one Sulfuricurvum sp. genomic window:
- the rbfA gene encoding 30S ribosome-binding factor RbfA produces MTPAQIKIKRTESILKELIPEAISQLSDARVREVDVIDVHCSRGRSDAKVYLDPHDYTPQEQAVFLKLLEKARPIIEEHCMKDQGWFRSPRMTFVFDDTLKRSQNIEALFAQIAKEKKDES; encoded by the coding sequence GTGACACCGGCACAAATCAAAATCAAGCGAACGGAATCAATCCTCAAAGAGTTGATCCCCGAAGCGATTTCACAACTTTCCGATGCGCGTGTGCGTGAAGTGGATGTTATCGATGTTCACTGTTCCCGCGGTCGAAGCGATGCGAAAGTCTATCTGGATCCGCACGATTACACGCCTCAAGAGCAAGCGGTATTTTTAAAACTGCTCGAAAAAGCCCGCCCGATTATCGAAGAACACTGTATGAAAGATCAAGGGTGGTTCCGTAGTCCGCGTATGACCTTCGTCTTTGACGATACTCTTAAACGCAGTCAAAACATTGAAGCATTATTCGCACAAATCGCCAAGGAGAAAAAAGATGAGTCTTGA
- the infB gene encoding translation initiation factor IF-2, with the protein MMDKVRVHEIAKELGINSKEVVDKAAAIGLNVKTASSSVSIEEAEQIMNYIMSGASTETAVPKSSSKAASAEEAPSDVVTVEEKVHVAAPAVEIKSEALEEVSAVEEAPKRSGLKIVKKKRPVEEEVVVAPVRQESTHVSSYGKLSEQAQRELEAKRAKKAQSNSGPVQKKEQGVRLDIFGGGISDISMDYEDDQVVLMDFNDLGSKIEPEEEQKPKEKKPIGRNSGKKQGANRNKPRQVSREARKRYTKDAKEDEVITHVEIAEDVRVYEFAEKIGQSISAVIKVLFDLGMMVTKNDFLGKDEIEILASEFGVEVTTIDPKDAFNLETAYDEAHEDSEGAVERPPVITIMGHVDHGKTSLLDAIRNAKVAHGEAGGITQHIGAYSVEQKGKLITFLDTPGHEAFSAMRSRGAQLTDIIVIVVAADDGVKPQTRESVKHAQDAKVPVIVAVNKMDKPGANPDMVKAQMAELGLNPTEWGGDVEFVGVSAKAMTGIDELLEAILLQAEVMELKANPEVMAKAVVVESTLEKGRGPVATVIVQNGTLHVGDNIVCGGAYGRVRALINDRKAQLQEIGPSQTAVVVGLSDVPPSGEVMMAMESDREAREVAQKRAEYDRHRELSLSTKASFDDLTSLIAEGRIKALKVVLKTDVHGSLEAIKSALAELRNEEVKVEVISSGVGGITENDVALVNNSENCALLGFNVRPTGNVNAMAKQMGVEIKTYSVIYQLIDDVKLLLGGMMAPQFREENTGQAEVRDTFPMPRGSGTIAGCVVVDGKLVRGGMVRVIRDGVVIHEGDLTSLRRFKDDVKEVGKGMDCGVVLNGYTDVKVGDVIETFKKIETKVSL; encoded by the coding sequence ATGATGGATAAAGTTAGAGTTCATGAAATTGCCAAAGAGCTTGGTATCAATTCAAAAGAGGTAGTGGATAAAGCAGCCGCAATAGGGCTTAATGTAAAAACTGCCTCGAGTTCGGTATCGATCGAAGAAGCTGAGCAAATCATGAACTATATCATGAGCGGGGCATCTACGGAAACTGCGGTGCCCAAGTCTTCCTCCAAGGCGGCTTCTGCAGAAGAAGCTCCTAGCGATGTGGTCACGGTTGAAGAAAAAGTACATGTTGCAGCTCCAGCAGTAGAAATAAAAAGTGAAGCATTGGAAGAAGTATCGGCGGTCGAAGAAGCTCCAAAGCGTTCCGGGCTAAAAATCGTCAAGAAAAAACGTCCGGTAGAAGAAGAAGTTGTCGTCGCTCCTGTTCGCCAGGAGAGTACGCATGTATCCAGTTACGGAAAACTGAGTGAGCAGGCGCAACGCGAGTTGGAAGCGAAACGAGCTAAAAAAGCTCAGAGCAATAGCGGACCGGTTCAGAAAAAAGAGCAAGGGGTTCGTCTTGATATTTTCGGCGGCGGAATTTCCGATATATCAATGGATTATGAAGACGATCAAGTCGTTTTGATGGATTTCAATGATTTGGGTTCAAAAATTGAGCCTGAAGAGGAACAAAAACCGAAAGAGAAAAAACCGATCGGCCGTAATTCCGGTAAGAAACAGGGCGCGAATCGAAACAAACCTCGTCAGGTTTCTCGTGAAGCGCGTAAACGTTATACGAAAGATGCTAAAGAAGACGAAGTCATTACGCATGTTGAAATCGCTGAAGACGTTCGTGTCTATGAATTTGCCGAAAAAATCGGACAAAGCATTTCTGCGGTCATCAAAGTCCTTTTTGATCTTGGAATGATGGTTACCAAAAATGACTTCCTCGGAAAAGACGAAATCGAAATTTTGGCGAGCGAGTTCGGTGTTGAAGTCACTACGATCGATCCGAAAGATGCATTTAACCTTGAGACTGCATACGATGAAGCGCATGAAGACAGTGAAGGTGCGGTAGAACGTCCTCCGGTTATCACGATTATGGGACACGTTGACCACGGTAAAACGTCTCTTCTTGATGCGATCCGAAATGCGAAAGTGGCCCACGGCGAAGCAGGGGGAATTACTCAGCACATCGGTGCCTATTCGGTAGAGCAAAAAGGGAAATTGATTACGTTCTTGGATACTCCGGGGCATGAAGCGTTTAGTGCGATGCGTTCACGCGGTGCACAATTGACCGATATCATCGTTATCGTAGTAGCGGCGGACGATGGGGTAAAACCTCAAACCCGCGAATCGGTAAAACATGCGCAAGATGCAAAAGTACCGGTTATCGTTGCGGTCAATAAAATGGACAAACCGGGTGCCAATCCGGACATGGTCAAAGCGCAAATGGCCGAATTAGGGCTAAATCCTACAGAATGGGGCGGAGACGTCGAGTTTGTCGGTGTATCGGCCAAAGCGATGACCGGTATTGATGAGCTTTTAGAAGCGATCTTGCTTCAAGCCGAAGTGATGGAACTCAAAGCAAATCCGGAAGTTATGGCAAAAGCGGTAGTTGTAGAGTCTACACTTGAAAAAGGACGTGGACCGGTTGCCACGGTTATCGTTCAAAACGGTACCCTTCATGTCGGAGACAACATCGTGTGCGGTGGCGCTTATGGACGTGTTCGGGCATTGATCAACGATCGTAAAGCACAACTCCAAGAAATCGGACCGAGTCAAACAGCGGTTGTCGTCGGTTTGAGCGATGTACCGCCATCGGGTGAAGTGATGATGGCTATGGAGAGCGATCGTGAAGCGCGTGAAGTAGCACAAAAACGTGCTGAGTATGATCGCCACCGTGAACTTTCATTGAGCACCAAAGCATCGTTTGATGATTTGACGTCGTTGATTGCCGAAGGTCGTATTAAAGCCCTTAAAGTGGTTCTCAAAACCGACGTTCACGGTTCTCTTGAAGCGATTAAATCGGCTCTTGCAGAATTGCGTAATGAAGAGGTTAAAGTTGAAGTGATCTCCAGCGGTGTCGGCGGTATTACCGAAAACGACGTTGCCTTGGTCAATAACAGTGAAAACTGTGCCCTATTAGGATTCAACGTACGTCCTACCGGTAATGTCAATGCGATGGCAAAACAAATGGGTGTAGAGATCAAAACCTACTCGGTTATCTATCAGCTAATCGACGATGTTAAATTATTGCTCGGCGGTATGATGGCTCCACAGTTCCGTGAAGAAAATACTGGACAAGCCGAGGTTCGTGATACGTTCCCTATGCCAAGAGGCAGCGGAACCATCGCAGGATGTGTGGTCGTTGACGGTAAACTGGTACGCGGCGGAATGGTCCGTGTTATCCGTGACGGTGTTGTTATCCATGAGGGTGATCTTACTTCTCTTCGACGTTTCAAAGACGATGTTAAAGAGGTTGGTAAAGGGATGGATTGTGGTGTTGTCCTCAACGGATATACTGACGTTAAAGTGGGTGACGTTATCGAAACCTTCAAAAAAATCGAGACTAAAGTATCCCTGTGA
- a CDS encoding DUF448 domain-containing protein: MAQKLHQPIRMCVVCRERFAQSALVRLQCREGLLQPYDNEGRSFYLCLACVEHKKTPGQLARQCKNGATVALMNRLKEIIVNDG; this comes from the coding sequence ATGGCGCAAAAGTTACATCAGCCTATACGTATGTGCGTAGTTTGTCGTGAACGTTTTGCGCAATCCGCACTGGTACGTCTTCAATGTCGGGAAGGTTTATTACAGCCTTATGACAATGAAGGGAGAAGTTTTTACCTGTGTCTTGCGTGTGTCGAGCACAAAAAAACTCCGGGTCAACTGGCCCGTCAATGTAAAAACGGCGCAACTGTAGCGCTAATGAATCGGTTAAAGGAGATCATCGTTAATGATGGATAA
- the thrB gene encoding homoserine kinase: protein MFVSVPATSANLGPGFDSLGLAVDLRNQVELVPSRFFAVSIKGEGENNPRLKGNNLFVSIFNEHYRRLTQKRQNFKFTFYNQIPMSRGLGSSSAVIVSAISCAHEAAGVKVSKRRILNHALVYESHPDNITPAVMGGFNSAMVEKQKVFSQQKHLPDYLKAVVVIPNKPISTAKSRTTLPKSYSKENAVFNLSHTAVTVGAFFNEDWEMLRLATQDRFHQKVRMKMLPELFAVQKMAYENGALMSTLSGSGSTFFNMVYDQDAQMLADKFKAEFTDFEVKILGFDNDGLIVER from the coding sequence TTGTTTGTCAGTGTACCCGCAACAAGTGCTAATTTAGGACCAGGATTCGATTCATTGGGGCTTGCCGTTGATTTACGCAACCAAGTCGAATTGGTACCATCTCGTTTTTTTGCCGTTTCGATTAAAGGGGAAGGGGAAAATAATCCCCGTCTCAAGGGAAATAATCTGTTTGTCTCTATTTTTAACGAGCATTATCGCCGTTTGACTCAAAAACGGCAAAATTTCAAATTTACGTTTTACAACCAAATTCCGATGTCCAGAGGGCTCGGAAGCTCATCTGCCGTGATTGTGAGTGCTATCAGCTGTGCGCACGAAGCTGCAGGAGTCAAGGTGTCAAAACGCCGTATATTAAATCATGCACTGGTATATGAGTCCCATCCGGATAACATTACTCCGGCAGTGATGGGGGGATTTAATTCGGCGATGGTAGAAAAACAAAAAGTGTTCTCCCAGCAAAAACATCTTCCCGATTATCTCAAAGCAGTCGTCGTTATTCCGAACAAGCCGATCTCAACCGCCAAATCGCGTACGACGCTTCCTAAATCGTACAGCAAAGAGAACGCGGTATTTAATCTTTCGCACACGGCGGTAACTGTGGGGGCATTTTTCAATGAAGATTGGGAAATGCTTCGACTGGCTACACAAGACCGCTTCCATCAAAAAGTACGGATGAAGATGCTGCCCGAACTCTTTGCCGTACAAAAAATGGCGTATGAAAACGGTGCATTGATGTCGACACTCTCAGGGAGCGGGTCGACTTTTTTTAATATGGTATACGATCAGGATGCACAAATGCTTGCCGATAAATTTAAAGCGGAATTTACCGATTTCGAGGTCAAAATTTTAGGCTTCGACAACGACGGGCTCATTGTCGAACGATAA
- the lpxC gene encoding UDP-3-O-acyl-N-acetylglucosamine deacetylase, protein MLQTTIGKSVELVGIGLHRGSPVKLRLEPLGTNSGIVFYRSDAGVSIPLVPANVVDTKMATVIGKDGVTISTIEHMLSAIYAYGIDNLRVIVDADEVPVMDGSSMSFCMLLEEAGIVQQDSAKKIMRIKKEVIVQEGDKYVKLIPSNDMNYDFTIKFQHPVIDKQSYVLKFTKENYKKEIARARTFGFVHEVQYLRSKGLALGGSLENAVVLDDKKVLNPEGLRFGDEFVRHKILDAIGDMSLIGMNFIGNYEAFAGSHDLNHKLTLELLKDPANYEIVELATAESKELAKAYA, encoded by the coding sequence ATGTTGCAAACAACGATAGGTAAAAGTGTCGAACTCGTAGGTATCGGTTTGCATCGGGGTTCACCCGTAAAATTGCGCCTCGAGCCGCTAGGGACAAACAGCGGTATTGTCTTTTACCGAAGTGATGCCGGAGTATCGATCCCTTTGGTTCCTGCCAATGTCGTCGATACCAAAATGGCGACCGTAATCGGTAAGGACGGAGTGACCATATCCACGATTGAACATATGCTCTCTGCCATTTATGCGTACGGTATCGATAATCTCCGTGTTATCGTAGATGCGGATGAAGTTCCTGTCATGGATGGCTCATCGATGAGCTTTTGCATGCTTCTCGAAGAGGCGGGGATTGTCCAGCAAGACAGCGCTAAAAAAATCATGCGAATCAAGAAAGAGGTCATCGTGCAAGAGGGGGACAAGTACGTCAAACTGATCCCTTCAAATGACATGAATTATGATTTTACGATTAAATTTCAACATCCCGTTATCGATAAACAAAGCTATGTTTTGAAGTTTACGAAAGAAAACTACAAAAAAGAGATCGCTCGCGCACGTACTTTCGGCTTTGTTCACGAAGTTCAGTATCTTCGTTCCAAAGGGCTTGCTTTGGGTGGAAGCTTGGAAAATGCGGTTGTATTGGACGATAAAAAAGTACTGAATCCGGAAGGTTTGCGTTTCGGAGATGAGTTTGTACGGCATAAAATTCTCGATGCGATTGGGGATATGTCGCTCATAGGGATGAACTTTATCGGCAATTACGAAGCGTTCGCAGGAAGTCATGATCTCAATCACAAATTGACGCTTGAATTACTCAAAGACCCTGCCAATTATGAAATCGTCGAACTCGCTACCGCCGAGTCAAAAGAGTTGGCAAAAGCGTATGCATGA
- a CDS encoding M23 family metallopeptidase, translating to MRRGRNGSGIIGWILVVLVLGAVGFMGFSPKFERQAPQVTISQDGYWNFRDPIHVSVQDSSGLKSFKATLSTPHDEWVVVEDNTPSHETKRAFDILPPKGVRRVESTSVTLTIKATDNSLWGLFMGNTFKQEYTLVIDQRQPTLAIIGNSYKIQKGGTAIVIFKAEDAHLQSLKIETNFGKTFIAQPFMKAGYYASLVAWPVQSESFSATVVARDSAGNVAKSTVPLRLKDHVYRTSNIELSDAFLEGKIAELANTYDQTAGVTDRLEQFRIINEKVRADNEKIIHEITSKVSDTMITDFNPQPFYPLVNGQKVADFGDHRIYSYKGQQNISQAYHMGLDLASVHMGSIIASNGGKTVFAQPNGIYGNLPIIDHGFGLYTLYGHCSELHVQEGDSVNAAQEIAKTGLSGYAMGDHLHFGVLVQGIEVRPEEWMDTKWIHDNITDVIESAKVIINQH from the coding sequence GTGAGAAGAGGCCGAAACGGTTCAGGAATTATTGGATGGATATTGGTGGTTTTAGTATTAGGAGCCGTCGGTTTTATGGGCTTTTCGCCGAAGTTTGAGCGTCAAGCTCCTCAGGTAACCATCTCTCAAGACGGTTATTGGAATTTTAGAGATCCTATTCATGTGAGCGTACAAGACAGCAGCGGGCTCAAGTCGTTTAAAGCGACCCTTTCGACACCGCATGATGAATGGGTAGTCGTTGAAGACAATACACCGTCTCATGAGACGAAAAGAGCGTTTGATATCCTTCCGCCAAAAGGGGTTCGTCGTGTTGAATCAACATCTGTAACTCTCACTATTAAAGCAACGGATAACAGTTTATGGGGTCTCTTTATGGGGAATACCTTTAAACAAGAGTATACCCTTGTGATCGATCAACGTCAGCCGACGCTTGCGATTATCGGTAACTCGTATAAAATCCAAAAGGGCGGGACGGCAATTGTTATCTTTAAAGCTGAAGATGCCCATTTGCAAAGCCTGAAAATCGAAACCAATTTCGGTAAGACGTTTATTGCCCAACCGTTTATGAAAGCGGGTTATTACGCTTCTTTGGTTGCATGGCCGGTACAATCGGAAAGCTTTAGTGCTACTGTCGTGGCACGTGACAGTGCCGGAAATGTGGCTAAAAGCACAGTGCCTCTTCGTCTCAAAGACCATGTTTACCGTACATCGAATATCGAACTCAGCGATGCATTCTTAGAAGGTAAGATCGCAGAACTGGCTAATACGTATGATCAAACCGCCGGGGTAACCGACCGATTGGAACAATTCCGTATCATCAACGAAAAAGTACGTGCGGACAATGAAAAAATCATCCATGAGATCACTTCAAAAGTATCCGATACGATGATTACCGATTTTAATCCGCAGCCTTTTTATCCGTTAGTCAACGGTCAGAAAGTAGCTGATTTTGGAGATCACCGTATTTACAGCTACAAAGGGCAGCAAAATATTTCTCAAGCCTATCATATGGGGTTGGATTTGGCCAGTGTCCATATGGGATCAATCATTGCTTCAAACGGAGGTAAAACCGTTTTCGCACAGCCTAACGGGATATATGGGAATTTGCCGATTATAGACCACGGATTCGGTTTGTATACTCTTTACGGACACTGCTCGGAATTGCATGTACAAGAAGGCGATAGTGTCAATGCTGCACAAGAGATCGCTAAAACCGGCCTCAGCGGTTATGCGATGGGAGATCACCTCCATTTCGGTGTTTTGGTACAAGGGATTGAAGTTCGTCCGGAAGAGTGGATGGATACCAAATGGATTCATGACAATATTACCGATGTCATTGAGAGTGCCAAGGTTATTATTAACCAACACTGA
- a CDS encoding DHH family phosphoesterase translates to MPLKLIDSAQHIVLIVHKNPDADSLGSACAFYSYLLRSQKKITLFCATSEVNPNLAFLPWFDNITDRFPEDADCMISFDCGSYERLGINKSLPLINIDHHISNDYFGTYTIIDTSAISTTEVVYDFFVANSIKINGKMALSLYAGLMDDSKCFSVPECSAKTFSIAYNLIELGAEHAKCIEWLYHRRSLSSLRIRGALMKQMKLLANGQLALFEVSRALLEETGADVDECKRVIEDALGIRSVRAAMIQIEHPCGGLKLSLRTDGTIDASKIMGCFGGGGHLHRAGTHLKQGNFAEFTESVTLMIKKEFE, encoded by the coding sequence ATGCCGCTTAAACTGATCGATTCAGCCCAACATATTGTATTGATCGTACATAAAAATCCTGATGCCGATTCGTTAGGTTCGGCATGTGCTTTTTATTCCTATTTGCTTCGCAGCCAAAAAAAAATCACCCTTTTTTGTGCCACGAGTGAAGTCAACCCGAATCTCGCTTTTTTACCGTGGTTTGATAATATCACCGACCGATTTCCCGAAGATGCGGATTGTATGATCAGTTTTGATTGCGGCAGCTATGAACGGCTGGGGATCAACAAATCGTTGCCCCTGATCAATATCGATCACCACATCAGTAACGATTATTTCGGTACTTACACTATCATCGATACCTCGGCAATCAGTACGACCGAAGTGGTATATGATTTTTTTGTTGCCAACAGTATAAAAATCAATGGTAAAATGGCACTTTCGCTTTATGCGGGACTGATGGATGATTCCAAATGTTTTAGTGTACCCGAATGCAGTGCCAAAACGTTTTCAATAGCATATAATCTTATTGAACTGGGTGCTGAGCACGCAAAATGTATCGAATGGCTTTATCACCGTCGATCGCTCTCATCGCTTCGAATACGCGGTGCACTTATGAAGCAGATGAAACTCTTGGCAAACGGGCAGTTAGCTCTTTTCGAAGTATCACGCGCTCTTTTAGAAGAGACCGGAGCGGATGTTGACGAATGTAAAAGAGTGATAGAGGATGCATTGGGAATACGCAGTGTTCGTGCCGCGATGATTCAAATCGAACACCCTTGCGGAGGATTGAAGCTCTCGTTGCGTACCGATGGAACCATTGATGCTTCGAAAATTATGGGTTGTTTTGGCGGCGGTGGGCATCTACACCGAGCGGGGACACATTTAAAACAGGGAAATTTTGCAGAGTTCACAGAGAGTGTGACGCTGATGATTAAAAAGGAGTTTGAGTGA
- a CDS encoding PhnD/SsuA/transferrin family substrate-binding protein, with translation MKKAFISVFFTLLTCIVPLHALSASADKHQVVIGVLAFRSKEDTLNEWTPLAHYLDQKIPSHSFIIKPFSYKEFNEAVAKKELDFAFTNPEHYVYFSALYNATRIATLIRANVSGNELKEFGGVIISRSDRKDINNLEDLKGKNIAAVDELSLGGYLAQSNVLLSKGIDISRSSNVTFTDMPHDKVVYIVESGSADAGFIRTGVLEKMAKEGKINRDDFKIINPQKIENFPQALSTQLYPEWPFVAFKETDPELANQVAVALLSLPRGSEIPKNAGYYGWSVPLAYEGIRAIMEEMRVPPFDKTPAFTVNDVIRKYAVSIIVLLGTLSAILLFLAYRLRKLTKTLKKESQALEEQITIREETQKYLRRIANVFHNSREGIIITDASKIIIDVNEAFCGLTGYTREDVIGKKPIILRSGRHSPFFYAQIDQALEREGSWRGEIWNKKKSGQEYAEFLRVDAVRNTDGDIENYIGIFSDITEHKKQEEQLHRLVNYDPLTNLPNRHMYMTLAEQMLAFSKRKGSKAIVAFLDLDGFKQVNDGYGHAMGDRILQKAGARLAQQLRQSDIIARMGGDEFVILLSDINSEDAHELLVRILEALKEPIEVDGITITIGVSIGATLFPDDCEEIDILLRHADAAMYRSKEMGRNRITYYTSEEIKLDI, from the coding sequence ATGAAGAAGGCTTTTATTAGTGTTTTTTTTACCCTTTTAACTTGTATTGTACCTCTTCATGCTTTATCCGCTTCTGCGGATAAACACCAAGTAGTCATAGGTGTCTTAGCCTTTCGCTCGAAAGAAGATACCCTAAATGAATGGACGCCTCTTGCTCATTATTTAGATCAGAAAATCCCTTCCCACTCTTTTATTATCAAGCCTTTTAGTTATAAAGAATTCAATGAAGCCGTTGCTAAAAAAGAGCTCGACTTCGCCTTTACCAATCCGGAACATTATGTCTATTTTTCGGCACTATACAATGCAACCAGAATTGCCACCCTTATACGTGCTAATGTCAGCGGTAATGAGCTCAAAGAGTTTGGAGGGGTTATCATATCCCGAAGCGATCGGAAGGACATTAATAACTTAGAAGATTTAAAGGGTAAAAATATAGCCGCTGTCGATGAACTCTCGTTGGGAGGGTATTTAGCGCAAAGCAATGTTTTACTTTCAAAGGGAATTGATATTTCTCGAAGTTCTAACGTAACATTTACCGATATGCCGCATGACAAAGTTGTCTATATTGTTGAAAGCGGTTCTGCGGATGCGGGATTTATCCGTACCGGCGTTTTGGAAAAGATGGCAAAAGAGGGAAAAATCAATCGGGATGATTTTAAAATTATCAACCCTCAGAAAATCGAAAATTTCCCTCAGGCCCTCTCAACGCAGCTTTACCCGGAATGGCCGTTTGTAGCGTTCAAAGAGACAGATCCCGAATTAGCCAATCAGGTTGCAGTTGCATTGCTCTCGCTTCCGCGCGGATCAGAAATACCGAAAAACGCCGGTTATTATGGCTGGAGTGTTCCTCTTGCGTATGAGGGGATACGGGCCATTATGGAAGAGATGAGAGTTCCCCCCTTTGATAAAACCCCGGCATTTACGGTGAATGACGTTATCCGAAAATATGCAGTGAGTATTATTGTGTTATTGGGGACATTAAGTGCGATCTTGCTTTTTTTAGCATACCGATTGCGAAAACTGACTAAAACACTTAAAAAAGAGTCTCAGGCATTGGAAGAACAGATCACTATTCGAGAAGAGACGCAAAAATATCTCAGACGGATTGCCAATGTTTTTCATAATTCCCGTGAGGGTATTATCATAACCGATGCGTCTAAGATTATTATCGACGTCAATGAAGCTTTTTGCGGATTAACGGGTTATACACGAGAAGATGTGATCGGGAAAAAACCGATTATTTTGCGCTCAGGACGGCATAGCCCGTTTTTTTACGCTCAAATCGATCAGGCGCTAGAGAGAGAAGGATCATGGCGCGGCGAGATTTGGAATAAGAAAAAAAGCGGGCAGGAATATGCTGAGTTTTTACGTGTTGATGCTGTACGCAATACGGATGGCGATATTGAAAATTATATCGGTATTTTCAGCGATATTACGGAACATAAAAAACAAGAAGAGCAGCTTCATCGTTTGGTCAATTACGATCCGCTGACCAATCTTCCTAACCGTCATATGTATATGACATTGGCGGAACAGATGCTGGCTTTTTCCAAACGAAAAGGCTCCAAAGCCATTGTGGCTTTTTTGGATTTGGACGGATTTAAACAGGTGAATGACGGATACGGTCATGCAATGGGAGACCGAATTTTACAGAAGGCGGGAGCGCGGTTAGCTCAACAACTGCGTCAAAGTGACATTATCGCCCGTATGGGCGGGGATGAGTTTGTGATTCTTCTAAGCGATATTAACAGTGAAGACGCGCATGAGCTTTTGGTACGGATACTCGAAGCGTTAAAAGAGCCGATTGAGGTAGATGGAATAACAATAACGATCGGTGTCAGTATCGGTGCGACGTTATTCCCGGATGATTGCGAAGAAATCGATATTCTTCTCCGTCACGCCGATGCAGCAATGTACCGATCCAAAGAGATGGGACGTAACCGTATTACCTATTATACTTCTGAAGAAATAAAGCTTGATATTTAA
- a CDS encoding DUF302 domain-containing protein — MKAIVLVVLAGFLSLFGGDLHLFSAPNADGKLTPTMIEKAFEANGFVIAADSEMTGPFNKQFGESDFAVFNLMTVIPKKEAASLVKSHPDGGIFVPMGVGIYQRKGEKDLHVSVLSADAMQKIAGFKAPEFTVIEKKVFATLKTVLPKTTKQTKSATSLPAEGKLLTRFVKKTDVKNWQSDKDDAEMMLEEGLKPAGFVLSNFTDYQFMLTENGEESPFSFYDTYSICKLKVIYTVAKTRPEASAFAPCTLMVYKKKDAAEIVMGFPGVYNWMSSAAVNDAEAKEVLMQAQKDFESVLQSTVE, encoded by the coding sequence ATGAAAGCAATTGTACTAGTAGTGTTAGCGGGATTTTTGTCCCTTTTTGGGGGTGACTTACACCTTTTCAGCGCGCCTAACGCCGATGGAAAGCTGACCCCGACAATGATTGAAAAAGCATTTGAGGCCAATGGTTTTGTGATAGCGGCAGACTCAGAGATGACGGGTCCGTTCAACAAACAATTCGGAGAAAGCGACTTTGCCGTATTTAATTTAATGACAGTTATCCCTAAAAAAGAGGCTGCCTCTTTGGTCAAAAGCCATCCGGACGGCGGTATTTTCGTACCGATGGGGGTAGGAATCTACCAACGTAAAGGTGAAAAAGATCTGCACGTATCCGTCTTGAGCGCCGATGCGATGCAAAAGATCGCCGGATTTAAAGCACCCGAATTTACTGTGATCGAAAAAAAGGTTTTTGCAACGCTAAAAACCGTTCTTCCGAAAACGACGAAACAAACAAAGAGCGCCACTTCATTACCGGCTGAAGGGAAGCTGTTGACCCGATTTGTGAAAAAGACCGATGTAAAAAACTGGCAAAGCGATAAAGACGATGCCGAAATGATGCTCGAAGAGGGGCTTAAACCTGCCGGATTTGTCCTTTCAAACTTTACCGATTATCAGTTCATGTTGACTGAAAACGGGGAGGAGAGTCCGTTTAGTTTTTACGATACATACTCCATCTGCAAGCTCAAAGTTATTTACACGGTAGCTAAAACCCGTCCGGAAGCATCGGCTTTTGCACCGTGTACATTGATGGTGTATAAGAAAAAAGATGCTGCTGAAATCGTTATGGGATTCCCGGGAGTTTATAACTGGATGAGCAGTGCCGCTGTGAATGATGCTGAAGCTAAAGAAGTGTTAATGCAAGCACAAAAAGATTTTGAAAGTGTTCTTCAAAGTACAGTGGAGTAG
- a CDS encoding DsrE family protein, which yields MKKIMILLLVLASAVFADTRLAEPVPSIDKPREVVLGVSSGDDETIQHVLSTANNVLKFYGPEKVHMRIVAYYHGIRTVLKREKEFAPRVDALQQYGVEFVACGNTMRTKNIQPSELIDGVEIVSAGIAEIIERSAEGAVYIHP from the coding sequence ATGAAAAAGATAATGATCTTGTTGTTGGTATTGGCATCTGCTGTGTTTGCGGATACCCGCTTGGCTGAGCCGGTGCCGTCAATAGACAAACCCAGAGAGGTTGTTTTAGGGGTGAGCTCCGGAGATGATGAGACGATTCAGCATGTCCTTAGCACCGCGAACAATGTCTTAAAGTTTTACGGTCCGGAAAAAGTGCATATGCGCATTGTTGCGTATTATCACGGTATACGTACCGTCTTGAAAAGAGAGAAAGAATTCGCCCCGCGTGTTGATGCACTTCAACAATACGGGGTTGAATTTGTTGCGTGCGGAAATACTATGCGTACTAAAAATATTCAACCCTCAGAATTAATCGACGGGGTTGAGATTGTCAGTGCCGGTATCGCAGAAATTATAGAGCGTTCCGCTGAGGGCGCCGTTTATATCCATCCATAA